A stretch of DNA from Betaproteobacteria bacterium:
CCGTGATCAGGTATCGCTCCACCACGAAGCCATGCGCGACGCCGGCGGCGACCACGAACGTCAGCATCAGCAGGTCGGGCGACGAGACGTGCGAGAGCAGCAGCACGAGCAGGCACCCGAGTACGGTGCCGCCGATGCGCGCGTTGCGGCGGGCGAGCGTCTGCTGCAGGTTGCCCCGCAGCACCACCGCGACACCGAGCACGAGCCACTGCGGATGCCGGGTCCAGGGCAGCAGCAACGCGAAATAGTAGGCGCAGCCCAGTGCGAGCGTGGCGCGCACGGCGTGCCGGAACACGGGCGAATCGATCGAGGCGTGGTTGCGCAGAACGCCGAGCGGCCAGCCCTCCGGCGCGACGAAGCGCTGCAGCTCCGAGCGCGACAGCGGCAGCGTCTCCTGCTCGCCGCGCAGCAGGGCATGCATGCGGTCGACATGCGCCCCGAGATGGCGCAGGCGATTGACGATGGCGGGCAACAGGCGCGCTCGCGCGTCGTCGACCGGCAGCTGCATGTCCCCGAAGACTCTGCCGGTGGTGTATTCACCGCAGGCAGATGGCGACGCGGCGGATGCGCCGCGCAGCAGGACTCGGGAGGCCTCCACGACATCCGCCATCTCGCACAGTTGTGCCCCGAGGCCCGCGCGGATGCGCTGCGCGATGGCGTCGTTGCCCATCAGTTCGAGGTCGAGCGAGCTCGCGAGCAGGATGTCCCGCACGTCGACGATGCGCAGGAGCACGGCTGTTTCGCACTCCGCGCGTGGCGTTTCGGGAGCGGCGAAGAGCAGATCGCGCGCGGTCTGCAGTCGCTCGGCGAGCGCCGCCTCCTCGCGCACCCAGTCCTGCAGGGCGCCGGCCTGGGCCTCACCGGCGGCGCCGCCCAGCATCCTCGCGCGGGAGCGCAGCAGCCGCGCTGTCGCAGCGAGCGCGGCGGCCAGCGCCAGGCTCCGGTAGCGCGGCTGCAGCAGGGTGGCGGCGGCG
This window harbors:
- a CDS encoding FUSC family protein, encoding MHPVDLLRRLPAHVINGTTVSMGIGLVYLLFRTCADPHAAQLAICGAIYASLADVPDTPSRSWRQVLAAGVLGCTAALVVLLLKPFALALGAGIMLVVFVAMLTLAWGPRAGPISFAPVLSIVFSIGFPPGQDPLATVGWHLLGLATYLPWSLAAATLLQPRYRSLALAAALAATARLLRSRARMLGGAAGEAQAGALQDWVREEAALAERLQTARDLLFAAPETPRAECETAVLLRIVDVRDILLASSLDLELMGNDAIAQRIRAGLGAQLCEMADVVEASRVLLRGASAASPSACGEYTTGRVFGDMQLPVDDARARLLPAIVNRLRHLGAHVDRMHALLRGEQETLPLSRSELQRFVAPEGWPLGVLRNHASIDSPVFRHAVRATLALGCAYYFALLLPWTRHPQWLVLGVAVVLRGNLQQTLARRNARIGGTVLGCLLVLLLSHVSSPDLLMLTFVVAAGVAHGFVVERYLITAVAATVMALLQAHLVAPAIGFPIGERLADTMLGALLAWAFSYVLPFWERRGLPQAIARALHALQ